Proteins encoded by one window of Tunturibacter psychrotolerans:
- a CDS encoding TetR/AcrR family transcriptional regulator, translated as MTIPAILAAAEIEFAANGFAAARTESIAARANVVKGLIFHYFKSKEGLYEAVLVQAYQPVSEALDESLDQNLSATDALLTFVERLLATWTEHPLSPVIFILESIQGGGEHVRKLGMPSLYSQVEVLLKNGIASGEFRQMDPGHGAINIIGLCGFYFCAANNISHIPGRSRNSLSKQSLARHTAEVIAFVKKATAPTR; from the coding sequence GTGACCATACCAGCCATTCTGGCAGCAGCCGAGATTGAGTTTGCCGCAAATGGTTTTGCCGCAGCGCGCACTGAGAGTATTGCGGCGCGGGCAAATGTAGTAAAGGGTCTGATCTTTCACTATTTCAAGAGCAAAGAAGGGCTCTATGAGGCGGTTCTGGTGCAGGCCTACCAGCCAGTCAGCGAAGCGCTCGATGAGTCTCTCGATCAAAACCTCAGCGCCACGGACGCTTTGCTGACCTTTGTCGAGAGATTGCTCGCCACATGGACGGAGCACCCCTTGTCGCCCGTTATCTTTATCTTGGAGAGCATTCAAGGCGGGGGTGAGCACGTCCGCAAGTTGGGAATGCCTTCGCTCTATAGCCAGGTCGAAGTCTTGCTGAAGAACGGGATTGCGTCGGGAGAGTTCAGGCAAATGGACCCCGGACATGGCGCCATCAACATCATTGGCCTGTGCGGCTTCTATTTTTGTGCTGCTAACAACATCTCTCATATTCCAGGCAGAAGCCGTAATTCCTTGAGCAAACAGTCGTTGGCCAGACACACCGCAGAAGTGATCGCATTTGTGAAAAAAGCCACCGCCCCGACCCGCTAA
- a CDS encoding GMC family oxidoreductase, producing MTETTYDVLIIGSGHAGGMAAKILTEKGIHCLMLNAGPVADVARDAQRKPAYELPYRGFKPPGRLEHVFQASEFNANVWVDEEEVPYTFDPSTPYNWVRVRLFGGRSLFWSRQSFRLSDYEFKGKSHDGFGEDWPISLSDLAPYYSRVEEIFQVEGAQDGPPQMPNGNFVPVNEVWSESMRRFITASQPYNMAVCKQRRALGRDGLASSVNLLLPDAERTGKLTSIANAVVRQITVDKNTGQPDGCLFVDRLSRREMHVKARVVVLAAGTLESTRLLLNSNLGNSSGMIGHYLMDQIYGPGVTCSVPEARNGNATEQLMGGGAIVPRFRNITTKYDKFLRGYALNVTSRMGAIEPRNFAAYGAELQQKLHEYNGSAFHVTVMGEVLGRYENHVRIDKEKVDAWNIPVLNIQTRYTDNEFNMAKDAVEVGCAVADAAGFEGLSKNDVPNPPGYSIHEVGTCRMGDDPKKSVLNKWCQSHDHKNLFVVDGASFVSAGWQNPTMTILALSMRASEYLAGEMSKQNV from the coding sequence ATGACAGAGACAACCTACGATGTACTGATTATTGGGTCGGGCCATGCCGGTGGAATGGCTGCGAAGATTTTGACCGAAAAGGGCATCCACTGCCTGATGTTAAACGCGGGCCCGGTAGCCGATGTAGCCAGAGACGCGCAACGCAAACCGGCGTACGAGCTTCCCTATCGCGGCTTCAAACCACCAGGGCGTCTCGAGCACGTCTTCCAGGCCAGCGAGTTCAACGCAAACGTTTGGGTGGATGAGGAGGAGGTTCCGTATACCTTCGATCCTTCCACTCCGTATAACTGGGTGCGGGTCCGTCTGTTCGGAGGCCGATCGCTGTTCTGGTCGCGGCAGTCGTTCCGTTTGAGCGACTACGAGTTCAAAGGTAAATCGCATGATGGGTTCGGCGAAGACTGGCCCATCAGCCTCTCGGATCTGGCGCCTTATTATTCACGAGTGGAAGAGATCTTCCAGGTGGAGGGCGCGCAGGACGGTCCGCCGCAGATGCCGAATGGTAACTTCGTTCCCGTCAACGAGGTGTGGTCGGAGTCGATGCGGCGGTTTATCACGGCTTCACAGCCATACAACATGGCAGTCTGCAAGCAGCGCCGCGCGCTGGGCCGCGATGGCCTGGCGAGTTCGGTGAATCTTCTGCTGCCGGATGCGGAGCGAACCGGCAAGTTGACTTCAATTGCCAATGCAGTGGTGCGACAGATTACGGTCGATAAGAACACCGGCCAGCCGGATGGATGCCTCTTCGTCGATCGGCTGTCCCGGCGAGAGATGCATGTGAAGGCCCGCGTGGTGGTATTGGCCGCGGGGACGCTTGAGAGCACGCGCCTACTGTTGAACTCCAACCTCGGCAACTCGAGCGGCATGATAGGTCACTATCTGATGGACCAGATCTACGGGCCAGGGGTCACCTGCTCAGTGCCTGAGGCGCGCAATGGTAACGCAACAGAACAGTTGATGGGTGGCGGGGCAATTGTGCCGCGCTTTCGGAACATTACGACGAAGTATGACAAGTTCCTGCGCGGCTACGCGTTGAATGTAACCAGCCGCATGGGTGCGATCGAACCGCGAAATTTTGCGGCATATGGCGCGGAGTTGCAGCAGAAGTTGCACGAATACAACGGGAGCGCCTTCCACGTCACCGTGATGGGAGAGGTGCTCGGGCGCTACGAAAACCACGTCCGCATCGACAAGGAGAAGGTGGACGCATGGAATATTCCTGTGCTTAACATCCAGACCAGGTATACCGACAACGAATTCAATATGGCGAAAGACGCCGTGGAAGTTGGTTGTGCTGTGGCGGACGCGGCTGGATTCGAAGGGCTCTCGAAGAATGATGTTCCCAATCCTCCGGGCTATAGTATTCATGAAGTCGGAACTTGCCGTATGGGCGATGATCCCAAGAAGAGTGTGCTAAATAAGTGGTGCCAGAGCCACGATCATAAGAATCTGTTCGTTGTCGATGGAGCGAGCTTTGTGAGTGCCGGTTGGCAAAATCCAACGATGACCATCCTGGCGCTCTCGATGCGCGCTTCCGAATATCTCGCCGGCGAGATGAGCAAACAAAATGTCTGA
- a CDS encoding YtcA family lipoprotein, with product MSPNHQHLWRPTNKRQSWISFAISPLLLATVGCSGSPEFNILGSYFPSWLVCLAIAIALTFLAHVYATKKKLTEQLWPLPIVYSALLCLFSCTLWLILFR from the coding sequence ATGAGCCCTAATCACCAGCATCTTTGGCGCCCGACGAACAAACGTCAGAGCTGGATAAGCTTTGCAATCAGCCCGCTCTTGCTGGCAACTGTCGGGTGCTCGGGATCACCAGAGTTCAACATCCTGGGATCGTACTTTCCGTCATGGCTTGTATGTCTCGCAATTGCGATTGCGTTGACGTTTTTGGCTCACGTGTACGCCACCAAGAAAAAACTTACGGAGCAACTTTGGCCATTACCAATTGTCTACTCGGCGCTCCTTTGTCTTTTCAGTTGCACGCTATGGCTGATTTTGTTCCGGTAG
- a CDS encoding HlyD family efflux transporter periplasmic adaptor subunit produces MQITNSQSAILRKGSIISACIVAGALVSAGLVVREVVLYPRTDDAEVTANFIGIAPVVEGPVMELPIHDNEFIKKGTLLYKIDDRPYLYALQSALAAQAALEGEIENESRRISSQVNGIDVAHAGEQSALANETRATDEIEIAKAAVARSEAALKQAQADENYATANFHRIQPLLAKGFVTEDDVHKARSTSEAKAAAVEQAQSQLLLAKASLLSASAQKQQAVAEISQSQAQVKESAHSVLVLAPLLAQRESRASAVRLAQYNYEQCSVLAPFDARVTNLTISEGEYAKVGKQLFTLIDNRNWWVLANFRETQIGHVQPGTLVDVFIMSDRTTKYRGVVESASFGVTPDPDVVGKLSEGLPEVQRTLNWVRLASRYPVRIKIVDPPPGIFRVGQVAIVVMRPPHRQG; encoded by the coding sequence TTGCAGATAACGAACTCACAATCGGCGATATTGCGCAAAGGATCGATCATTAGCGCGTGCATCGTCGCGGGTGCCCTTGTCTCCGCAGGTTTAGTAGTCCGCGAGGTGGTGTTGTATCCGCGTACTGACGATGCGGAAGTGACAGCGAACTTCATCGGCATCGCTCCCGTGGTTGAAGGCCCAGTGATGGAGTTGCCAATTCATGACAACGAATTCATCAAAAAGGGGACTCTCCTCTACAAAATTGATGATCGGCCTTACCTCTATGCCTTGCAGAGTGCACTCGCTGCCCAGGCGGCACTGGAGGGCGAGATCGAGAATGAATCCCGTCGAATTTCATCCCAGGTCAACGGGATCGACGTGGCGCATGCGGGCGAGCAGAGCGCACTGGCGAACGAGACAAGAGCGACTGATGAAATTGAAATTGCGAAAGCTGCAGTTGCGCGATCGGAAGCTGCGCTAAAACAGGCGCAGGCTGACGAAAACTACGCCACAGCAAATTTTCATCGCATCCAGCCTCTTTTGGCCAAGGGCTTCGTCACGGAGGACGATGTTCACAAGGCGCGCTCGACATCCGAGGCGAAGGCGGCAGCGGTGGAACAGGCGCAGTCTCAGTTGCTATTGGCGAAAGCGAGTTTGCTCTCTGCTTCCGCTCAAAAACAGCAAGCCGTCGCAGAGATTTCACAAAGCCAGGCTCAGGTCAAAGAATCGGCACACTCTGTTCTGGTTCTAGCACCCTTGCTTGCGCAGCGTGAGAGCCGCGCTTCGGCAGTTCGGCTGGCTCAATACAATTATGAGCAATGCAGCGTGCTGGCGCCATTCGATGCCCGCGTTACAAACCTCACGATATCCGAAGGCGAATACGCCAAGGTGGGCAAGCAATTGTTCACCCTTATTGACAATAGAAATTGGTGGGTGCTCGCGAATTTCAGAGAAACGCAAATCGGACATGTTCAACCCGGAACGCTGGTAGACGTCTTTATCATGTCCGATAGAACTACAAAATATCGCGGCGTTGTCGAAAGCGCGAGCTTTGGTGTGACTCCTGACCCGGATGTCGTGGGAAAGCTTTCAGAGGGTTTGCCGGAGGTGCAGCGAACACTAAATTGGGTGCGTCTAGCGTCGCGATATCCGGTACGCATCAAAATTGTCGATCCGCCCCCGGGGATATTTCGTGTTGGTCAGGTCGCAATCGTCGTGATGCGACCTCCCCATCGTCAGGGTTGA
- a CDS encoding gluconate 2-dehydrogenase subunit 3 family protein has product MLRRDFVRAVVSVGLLPKALLAQQTASPAPPPPAPVPWTLGLNPKTPLPVTEAAEGIAETEASFFTSTQLATFTRLCDLLLPSLDGKPSALQAGTPLFLDFLIGSSPAARKKVYSGGLDWLDAEAKTKYKLPFAQLNATQADAVVKPWLRTWMTDHPPNEQHADFINIAHEDIRIATMNSKAWDDAGVAAGQDRVTGGLYWSPIEPDMAGLGATSTHLPPHVMAVPKAPHTIPSYPR; this is encoded by the coding sequence ATGTTGCGTCGTGACTTTGTGCGCGCTGTCGTGTCGGTAGGACTACTACCAAAGGCACTCCTTGCCCAGCAGACAGCAAGTCCCGCCCCGCCTCCGCCGGCTCCCGTGCCATGGACACTGGGACTAAATCCTAAGACGCCTTTGCCTGTTACTGAAGCGGCCGAGGGTATTGCGGAGACAGAGGCGAGTTTTTTTACCTCGACCCAACTTGCGACGTTTACGCGACTCTGCGATTTACTGCTGCCATCGCTCGATGGCAAGCCAAGCGCGCTCCAGGCAGGGACACCCTTGTTCCTCGACTTTCTGATCGGCAGTTCGCCCGCGGCGCGCAAGAAGGTATATAGCGGCGGTCTGGATTGGCTCGACGCAGAAGCAAAGACCAAATATAAGCTGCCGTTCGCTCAGTTAAACGCAACTCAGGCAGATGCGGTCGTCAAGCCCTGGCTGCGCACCTGGATGACGGATCATCCCCCGAACGAACAGCACGCTGACTTCATCAACATTGCGCACGAAGACATCCGAATTGCGACGATGAACTCGAAGGCCTGGGACGATGCCGGCGTGGCCGCTGGGCAGGACCGGGTAACGGGCGGACTCTACTGGTCTCCGATCGAGCCGGACATGGCAGGCCTGGGCGCGACCTCCACGCATCTACCACCGCACGTGATGGCTGTTCCTAAGGCCCCACATACCATCCCATCCTACCCACGCTAG
- a CDS encoding TolC family protein, with product MRSGYQAKDTQPGATVLKLLAATVTMISFLSIGAFGQKPPTTPNQPWLPDHHTLERHSTAVPVHEAALDDAHVYSLGELIDIAESNSPATQAAWNRAKVTAATVGIAKSELYPTIIAIAAGRTYVNAQLYSMTWAVQDIGYFDTAVHLAYTLVDFGARRTEITAAQARLVATNLSFNNEHLVLIRQVSQSYFGLLEAKGLREAAEVSLNDAKTSEAAAQERRNNGLATVPEVLEAKAATARANYQLQSALGAEQVEIGDLATAITASPLKPLKVEALDQLRIPDKLDQSVQHAVEMAFTARPDLQADEAHVSAAHAEVKHATSAYYPSLTFEGSKGWLRAFGEQQGSPGFYAQAPVYDATLELKWTVFDGLLRENRIAEAKAEEKVATDEVHNRQDEITNQVWTSYSNAATALQQRQAATALLTAAQESYSAALESYKEGVRNFLDVLAAEDALAQARAIDVTARTQVLRTFTDLDFRTGDLLANHPKGNNP from the coding sequence ATGAGATCGGGTTATCAAGCCAAAGACACTCAGCCGGGCGCAACCGTCTTAAAGCTGCTCGCGGCTACAGTGACGATGATATCGTTTCTGTCGATTGGTGCATTCGGTCAAAAGCCTCCGACTACGCCGAATCAGCCGTGGCTTCCCGACCATCACACGTTGGAGCGCCACTCAACTGCAGTTCCTGTTCATGAAGCGGCATTGGATGATGCCCACGTCTACAGTCTGGGTGAACTAATCGACATTGCTGAGTCGAACAGTCCCGCGACACAAGCGGCGTGGAATCGAGCCAAGGTGACAGCCGCTACCGTTGGGATTGCGAAGAGCGAACTGTATCCGACAATTATTGCGATAGCGGCTGGAAGAACCTATGTCAACGCACAGCTCTACAGTATGACCTGGGCTGTACAGGACATCGGCTACTTCGATACCGCTGTTCATCTGGCCTATACCCTCGTGGACTTCGGTGCGCGTCGAACAGAGATTACGGCGGCTCAAGCGCGGCTCGTTGCTACAAACCTTTCATTCAACAATGAACATCTGGTCCTTATCCGGCAAGTCAGTCAATCGTATTTCGGTTTGCTCGAAGCGAAAGGGCTGCGGGAAGCGGCGGAGGTCTCCCTCAACGACGCCAAGACGTCAGAGGCCGCGGCCCAAGAACGACGTAATAACGGACTCGCTACAGTGCCGGAAGTGCTGGAGGCTAAGGCCGCGACCGCAAGAGCAAACTACCAATTGCAGAGTGCGCTTGGGGCTGAGCAAGTGGAAATCGGAGATCTGGCCACGGCAATTACCGCCAGCCCACTGAAACCACTGAAAGTGGAAGCGCTGGATCAGCTGAGAATTCCAGACAAGCTGGACCAATCAGTTCAACACGCCGTAGAAATGGCGTTCACGGCTCGGCCCGACCTGCAAGCTGACGAAGCGCACGTAAGCGCCGCGCATGCTGAGGTGAAGCATGCTACCTCGGCTTACTACCCATCGCTAACATTTGAAGGTTCAAAAGGCTGGCTTCGTGCCTTCGGAGAGCAACAAGGATCGCCCGGCTTCTATGCCCAGGCCCCCGTCTATGACGCCACGCTCGAGTTGAAATGGACGGTATTTGACGGACTCCTTCGGGAGAATCGGATAGCGGAGGCGAAGGCAGAAGAGAAGGTAGCGACTGATGAGGTTCACAACCGTCAGGACGAAATTACAAATCAAGTGTGGACATCCTACTCAAATGCGGCGACAGCCCTGCAACAAAGGCAGGCGGCGACGGCCTTACTAACTGCTGCTCAGGAGTCCTATTCAGCGGCGTTGGAGTCGTACAAAGAAGGTGTCCGCAATTTCCTTGATGTGCTGGCGGCGGAAGATGCCTTGGCACAGGCCCGCGCTATCGACGTTACGGCTCGCACCCAAGTGCTCAGGACCTTCACCGATCTTGACTTCCGGACAGGGGATCTGCTGGCAAATCATCCGAAGGGTAACAATCCATGA
- a CDS encoding TonB-dependent receptor plug domain-containing protein, whose protein sequence is MFRGTRGWLAAGTLAAYAVVGSGRQTLAAVKETALTGASGGDATLPLKRFDIPAGPLDAALKAYEKTTGLTVNIVLPSGTVAGFNSNGVTGLYREDEALRQLLDGTGLNYRVEDATTMVVGVQAKDTVSVEALAIDSVSMAKFTEPLLDTPQSIDVVPQFVLQDQGVSTLRDALRNVPGISLAAGEAGAQGDNLTIRGFTARNDIFLDGIRDFGSYYRDSFNYEQVDALEGPAGIQFGRGSTGGVISQESKVPEMRQFVNVQAQFGTELTRRITADVNEPVDDVVGGTAFRTNIMAQEGGVAGRPNAEIRRFGIAPSVSIGLDTKTHATLSYLHLTENDTPDYGLPWFNNSVASGSIRHNYYGFPEENYLKTNDDIMTLRADHEFSPEVNLRTLARAANYPRSAQITEPQICSNAPASVRVAAS, encoded by the coding sequence ATGTTCCGGGGGACACGAGGATGGCTTGCTGCAGGCACTCTGGCAGCGTACGCCGTGGTGGGTAGCGGTAGACAGACTTTGGCAGCCGTGAAGGAGACGGCGCTAACGGGAGCCTCCGGCGGGGATGCAACGCTTCCTCTCAAACGCTTCGACATCCCGGCAGGCCCACTGGATGCGGCCCTCAAGGCCTACGAGAAGACGACTGGTCTGACAGTAAATATAGTGCTGCCGTCTGGAACTGTTGCCGGATTCAACTCTAATGGGGTAACCGGGCTCTACCGTGAGGATGAGGCTTTGCGTCAGCTGCTCGATGGCACAGGGCTAAACTATCGCGTGGAAGACGCAACAACAATGGTAGTCGGGGTGCAGGCGAAGGACACTGTGTCCGTGGAGGCTCTGGCGATTGACTCAGTTTCGATGGCGAAGTTTACAGAGCCGCTGCTCGACACCCCGCAAAGTATCGATGTTGTTCCCCAGTTTGTATTGCAAGATCAAGGAGTGTCCACGCTGCGGGATGCGCTGCGAAACGTTCCAGGAATCAGCTTAGCGGCTGGTGAAGCAGGAGCACAGGGTGACAATCTGACAATCCGAGGCTTCACGGCGCGCAACGACATCTTCCTGGATGGTATACGGGACTTCGGAAGCTACTACCGCGACTCGTTTAATTACGAACAGGTTGACGCACTTGAGGGACCGGCAGGAATCCAGTTCGGTCGCGGGTCGACAGGCGGAGTCATCAGCCAGGAGAGCAAGGTCCCGGAGATGAGGCAGTTTGTGAATGTACAGGCTCAGTTCGGCACAGAATTGACGCGAAGGATCACAGCAGACGTCAATGAGCCTGTGGATGATGTAGTGGGTGGAACAGCCTTCCGGACGAACATAATGGCGCAGGAAGGAGGCGTTGCAGGCCGTCCGAATGCGGAGATAAGGCGCTTTGGGATAGCTCCGTCAGTCTCGATCGGCCTGGATACCAAAACCCACGCGACCCTGAGTTATTTGCACCTCACCGAGAACGACACTCCGGACTACGGACTGCCATGGTTTAACAATTCGGTAGCGTCAGGATCGATCCGTCATAATTACTACGGATTTCCCGAAGAGAACTATCTGAAGACAAACGACGATATTATGACGCTGAGAGCCGATCACGAGTTCTCGCCGGAAGTGAATCTGCGTACGCTCGCCCGAGCGGCAAATTATCCTCGTAGCGCGCAGATTACCGAACCGCAGATCTGCTCGAATGCCCCGGCAAGTGTGCGGGTGGCGGCATCGTAG
- a CDS encoding Fe2+-dependent dioxygenase, with the protein MLITIADVLSVVEVAESRALLDPAQWVDGKVTAGCQAQSVKENLQLPEGHPVAVKLGEMVLAALARSPLFMTAALPLRVFPPMFNRYTGGGHFGTHVDTAIRANSNTGQRIRTDVSATLFLSAPEEYEGGELLVEDTYGMHSVKLPAGQMVLYPATSLHRVNPVTRAHGWLHSSGYKA; encoded by the coding sequence ATGTTGATTACGATTGCAGATGTTCTAAGTGTGGTTGAAGTTGCAGAATCACGTGCACTGCTCGATCCGGCGCAATGGGTGGACGGCAAGGTCACCGCTGGCTGCCAAGCCCAAAGCGTAAAAGAGAATCTTCAATTGCCCGAGGGACATCCGGTGGCGGTGAAGCTGGGAGAGATGGTGCTGGCAGCACTAGCGCGGTCACCGTTGTTTATGACGGCTGCACTGCCGTTGCGTGTATTTCCACCGATGTTCAATCGTTACACAGGGGGCGGACACTTCGGAACGCATGTGGATACTGCGATCCGTGCCAACTCCAACACGGGACAGAGGATTAGAACAGACGTCTCCGCGACTCTATTTCTATCGGCCCCTGAGGAGTATGAAGGCGGAGAACTATTGGTCGAAGATACCTATGGAATGCATAGTGTGAAGCTACCGGCTGGGCAGATGGTGTTGTATCCGGCGACAAGTCTGCATCGAGTGAATCCGGTTACGCGGGCGCACGGGTGGCTTCATTCTTCTGGATACAAAGCATAA
- a CDS encoding alcohol dehydrogenase — protein sequence MTATVATMKAAQATAAGARLTIVELPIPEPGPGQVRIKVQACGVCYSDSIVVEGRRPGIAYPRVPGHEVAGVVDALGTGVTEWRTGQRVGVGWHGGHCGTCPECRRGDFRNCRNEKNPGLSYDGGYQEYMLAPVEALVSIPDSLDDVEAAPLLCAGVATFDSLRHAGALPGDLVAVQGIGGLGHLGIQFANKFGYKVAAIGRGSQIESLAMKLGADVYIDSKVKNAAEELQKLGGAKVIVATAPDSKAMTELIGGLGPNGKLLLIGVTSDPMEVSPVQIIRGSKTIEGWGGVTPADSDDTLRFAELRGVRAMVETYPLEKAAEAYDRMMSGDAEFRVVLTM from the coding sequence ATGACAGCCACAGTAGCAACAATGAAAGCCGCCCAGGCTACCGCGGCTGGAGCTAGACTCACGATCGTTGAGTTGCCGATCCCCGAGCCAGGCCCAGGACAGGTGCGAATCAAAGTTCAGGCGTGTGGTGTGTGCTACAGCGACTCAATCGTCGTCGAAGGCCGTCGGCCAGGAATCGCCTATCCGCGCGTTCCGGGGCATGAAGTGGCCGGCGTAGTGGATGCGCTCGGGACCGGAGTGACTGAATGGCGAACAGGTCAGCGTGTTGGCGTTGGCTGGCATGGCGGCCATTGCGGCACCTGCCCCGAGTGTCGGCGGGGAGATTTTAGAAACTGCCGCAATGAGAAGAATCCCGGTCTCAGTTATGACGGCGGCTATCAGGAGTATATGTTGGCGCCGGTCGAAGCATTGGTTTCAATCCCGGACAGTCTCGACGATGTCGAAGCGGCGCCGTTGCTTTGCGCTGGAGTTGCCACCTTCGACTCCCTGCGGCATGCGGGCGCACTGCCAGGCGACCTTGTCGCGGTGCAGGGGATCGGTGGACTCGGCCACCTCGGAATTCAATTTGCCAACAAGTTTGGCTACAAGGTGGCTGCAATCGGGCGCGGCTCTCAAATCGAATCGTTGGCAATGAAACTCGGTGCCGATGTGTATATCGACAGCAAAGTGAAGAACGCTGCCGAGGAACTACAAAAGCTGGGCGGTGCGAAAGTCATTGTCGCGACAGCACCAGACTCCAAGGCAATGACCGAACTGATTGGAGGTTTGGGTCCGAACGGCAAGCTTCTGCTGATCGGCGTAACCTCCGATCCGATGGAGGTGTCTCCGGTTCAAATCATCAGGGGTAGCAAGACAATTGAAGGGTGGGGAGGGGTAACGCCGGCAGATTCGGATGACACACTCCGCTTCGCCGAACTACGCGGTGTCCGCGCCATGGTCGAAACCTATCCTCTGGAGAAGGCCGCTGAAGCCTATGACCGCATGATGAGCGGTGACGCAGAGTTTCGCGTTGTGCTGACGATGTGA